Proteins co-encoded in one Eriocheir sinensis breed Jianghai 21 chromosome 5, ASM2467909v1, whole genome shotgun sequence genomic window:
- the LOC126983643 gene encoding uncharacterized protein LOC126983643 isoform X3, with the protein MLVVLIVLLVAVKAGCAADSDQPLYACPHQSWCVPAKYCPADKVSFHSTTTRNYSAVPSDHFKFMCGVTVDTDGDLCCRELAALPKPFVPTLTRWHFLDKNSSVERLPMQVIAWPGYGTEPAKPELGTDPHTGAPQVPFRGQLRTTSICPPMSVCVPAYDCPSKSIYYTVDVPSPARGKFLCGVTLGSEGWLCCSLHVIKDAMGEWRRPARHPVPDDHEVLIRISFDSQKLQQRTGADVAQYSRTPHAAAPPSPPLPATRLPDYYEDNHINDVNHALLQGRKLLDAPRRRYRRDAAEAEASLKNAESSNETYVIHGAADRGNATLYTVTQATLISDVPPTARSRLPVEEERCGEPLVPHAPHGAAGVPLHAPLEGQYPWHVAVLTSSGEYLCGGVLVTERHVLTVAHCISPRLPSQVVIRVGDFNLLSDSETHPSYDVPVSRITCHPEYSRTTLRSDVCVVQLRVAVLWLPNVRRICLPGETSHPDPTVECFVPSWGYVAKGQDGKIYDSFAPQLRHLPFLAIDGARCQRELRKVKKLGSFFKINSGVLCSKGTASPDTCHGDGGSGLVCRAGSDSQQGQYVLTGLVSWDMGCDDGKPTAYVDVAYFLDFILRTIGATLEGGRLHLSKIQTTGTSDAHRNEQASSQYNAATSAAPHASETSQFIASSQPSGGSHYASQSGAFSQASGGLHHTSQSGASSQASGGLHHTSQSGASSQASGGLHHTSQSGASSQASGGLHHASQSGASSQASGSSHYTSSQSSGALYSTSSQSASSYGLSSASDKSTVSQHGYGATPHSDSGYGDSSHSGSSSYSATSKSDSSYNRQSSEYTAELPARRPTRPSHKQGESYGQSQQKNFGVHKVDPYLTGVPSRPNRPSTVDDTDKSRVTNDYYDKQKGGYSNEYESTASYEKKDYPDKYDHNSNLQDNSKFNNKRPEYYQYDGNRKYDGNDYYSSEKLGYGGSDKSHDKYDESHSKYSKYDTGYEAGKKYSRYDVQGGAYTKDRYVNGYLHKDDTYDRDHYGEGSYDHDHKQGSGYKHELGHNNYNQESYGKEYPNQGKPYYNDGKYYRPHDGQYYNEKTYDDYDSKYYMDGEYYDANKHKYLKDGKYYDIDYNEGKYYEDGQYYAYKDGKYYKDGKYYDVGHGKYYKGGKLYNLEHGKYYQDGKYYDVDYNHGKYYEDGKYYDYEDFKPYKKYGDAGYGDAGYVHSGYGQGQYTSEDRYYGHGGGEHYTEHGYYNDLSDYHRKDLDKLGHSDVYREDRGQHDKHYGHDMYYDYDAEHYKDLDYRDGKYYVNDGYYSINKRGKYHIKGQYYDMDYKHGKYYKDGKYYDFDDHGKYYKDGKHHDIDYSHGKYYYNGDFYDYVDGGFYMDGKYHEINYDDGKYYEDGKYYSFNNQGQYLKDGKYYDVDYKKGKYHKDGKYHDLNEHGKYFRNGNWYDIDYNHGKYYKDGKFYDLTHVSNKFTGHKDKYHNQYEKNDAGDVWYYHHGKYYPYKDGKYYKNGEYYNVDPNECKYYENGKYYALDVNGKYYKDGNYYNVDYQRGKYYKDGKLYDLNQHDMYYKDGKYYEIDNKECKFFSEGIYYSYYKDGHFFDYVENGKYGDFHHEYYDRPGNYDKVNYKDHVDDYYAHNQHGQYGKRPAHYGGSGGSYDGYGDSFGNSYGHSYIDSYDGYGKNNAYGDYHDLGNEYYGSYSGPDEYGGYYNSKVKYYNDQSYGEDDYKHGNYDYYKQSYGEQSYKSESYDYRDSKYYKERERYGTIGVHHEDSYGQANDHSASKDDHYKTGHGEGPGESGVHYHYHYNRRKSGQGEKVAEGREKQDYDRLVFEASSEATNPASVASDRASQNVPSEANKDAKMSDNEINSASPGSIVGYLKKLQVAPQ; encoded by the exons ATGCTGGTGGTTCTGATTGTGCTGCTGGTGGCCGTGAAGGCGGGCTGTGCTGCTGACTCTGACCAGCCCCTCTACGCCTGTCCCCACCAGAGCTGGTGCGTTCCCGCGAAGTACTGTCCGGCAGACAAGGTCTCtttccactcaaccaccacccGAAACTATTCTGCCGTGCCCAGCGACCACTTCAAG TTCATGTGCGGCGTGACCGTAGATACGGACGGTGACCTGTGTTGCCGGGAATTGGCTGCACTTCCTAAGCCTTTCGTTCCTACCCTAACACGCTGGCACTTCCTAGACAAG AACTCGAGCGTGGAGCGGCTGCCGATGCAAGTCATCGCTTGGCCAGGATACGGTACAGAGCCTGCGAAGCCTGAACTTGGAACAGACCCACACACGGGTGCCCCGCAGGTTCCTTTCCGTGGGCAGCTGCGCACTACAAGCATCTGTCCCCccatgagcgtgtgtgtgcctgcGTACGACTGCCCTTCAAAGAGCATATATTACACCGTGGACGTGCCTTCTCCTGCCCGTGGAAAG TTTCTGTGCGGTGTGACACTGGGCTCGGAGGGCTGGCTGTGCTGTTCCCTTCACGTCATAAAGGACGCTATGGGGGAGTGGAGGAGACCCGCCAGACATCCCGTCCCTGACGACCACG AGGTGCTGATCAGGATTAGCTTCGATTCCCAAAAGCTCCAGCAACGTACCGGAGCCGATGTGGCCCAGTACAGTCGCACACCCCACGCTGCGGCGCCCCCGTCCCCGCCCCTTCCTGCGACTCGCCTTCCTGACTACTATGAAG ATAATCATATCAATGACGTGAATCACGCCTTGCTGCAGGGAAGGAAGCTCCTGGATGCCCCCAGACGCCGCTATCGAAGGGACGCTG CCGAAGCTGAAGCCAGCTTGAAAAATGCAGAGTCCAGTAATGAGACGTACGTGATCCATGGGGCGGCTGACCGCGGGAATG CGACGCTGTACACGGTCACCCAAGCCACTTTGATCAGCGACGTTCCTCCTACTGCACGCAGCAGGCTGCCCGTCGAGGAAGAG CGGTGCGGTGAACCACTGGTGCCCCATGCCCCTCACGGAGCCGCCGGTGTTCCCCTCCACGCGCCCCTCGAGGGCCAGTACCCTTGGCAT GTGGCGGTGCTGACAAGTTCAGGCGAATACCTGTGCGGAGGAGTCCTCGTCACCGAGCGACACGTCCTGACCGTCGCCCACTGTATTAGTCCG agaCTCCCATCTCAAGTAGTCATCAGAGTGGGGGACTTCAACCTTCTGAGTGACTCGGAGACGCACCCGTCGTACGACGTGCCCGTCTCCAGGATCACCTGTCACCCAG AATACAGCCGAACCACATTGCGATCGGACGTGTGTGTGGTGCAGCTCCGCGTGGCCGTTCTCTGGTTGCCAAACGTACGTAGGATATGCCTGCCGGGTGAAACTTCGCACCCTGACCCTACCGTGGAGTGCTTCGTTCCCAGCTGGGGCTACGTTGCTAAGGGGCAG GACGGTAAGATCTACGACAGTTTCGCTCCTCAGCTACGGCACCTTCCCTTCTTGGCAATAGACGGTGCGAGGTGCCAACGTGAACTGAGGAAGGTTAAAAAACTCGGCTCGTTCTTCAAAATTAATTCCGGTGTGTTGTGTTCTAAAGGTACGGCCAGCCCGGACACGTGCCAT GGAGATGGTGGCAGCGGACTGGTGTGCAGGGCTGGCTCGGACAGCCAGCAAGGGCAGTACGTACTGACGG GTTTGGTGTCGTGGGACATGGGCTGCGATGACGGTAAGCCCACTGCTTATGTGGACGTCGCTTACTTCCTGGACTTCATTTTACGGACCATCGGGGCCACGCTAGAGGGCGGCCGCCTGCACCTGAGCAAGATCCAGACCACGGGCACCAGCGATGCACACAGGAATGAGCAGGCTTCCTCACAGTACAATGCTGCAACCAGTGCCGCTCCTCACGCCTCCGAAACTTCGCAATTCATTGCTTCCTCCCAGCCAAGCGGTGGTTCGCACTATGCGTCTCAATCCGGTGCTTTCTCGCAG GCAAGTGGCGGCTTGCATCACACGTCTCAGTCCGGTGCTTCCTCGCAGGCAAGTGGCGGCTTGCATCACACGTCTCAGTCCGGTGCTTCCTCGCAGGCAAGTGGCGGCTTGCATCACACGTCTCAGTCCGGTGCTTCCTCGCAGGCAAGTGGCGGCTTGCATCACGCGTCTCAGTCCGGTGCTTCCTCGCAGGCAAGTGGCAGTTCGCACTATACGTCGTCTCAGTCCAGTGGAGCTTTGTACAGTACTTCGTCTCAGTCTGCCTCTTCGTACGGTCTGTCTTCGGCCTCTGACAAGAGCACTGTATCTCAGCACGGATACGGAGCCACACCACATTCAGACTCGGGGTACGGTGACTCTTCTCATTCTGGCAGTAGTTCCTACAGTGCCACCTCAAAATCTGATTCCTCCTATAACAGACAGTCTTCAGAATACACAGCTGAGTTGCCTGCGCGGCGTCCAACTCGCCCGTCGCATAAGCAGGGTGAGAGCTACGGCCAGAGCCAGCAGAAAAACTTCGGAGTTCACAAGGTCGATCCTTACCTTACGGGTGTACCAAGTAGACCAAACAGACCTTCGACGGTTGATGACACTGACAAAAGTCGTGTAACCAATGATTATTATGATAAACAAAAAGGAGGCTATAGTAACGAGTACGAGAGCACTGCCAGCTACGAAAAAAAAGACTACCCGGATAAGTATGACCATAACAGCAATCTGCAAGACAACTCAAAATTCAACAACAAACGACCGGAATATTACCAGTATGATGGCAACCGCAAGTACGATGGAAATGATTACTATTCCAGTGAAAAGCTCGGATATGGTGGTAGTGACAAGTCCCACGATAAATACGACGAGAGTCATAGTAAATATTCCAAGTATGACACCGGCTACGAGGCTGGCAAGAAGTACAGCAGGTATGATGTGCAAGGCGGCGCATATACCAAGGACAGATACGTTAATGGTTACTTGCATAAAGATGATACATATGACCGTGACCATTATGGTGAAGGCTCTTACGACCATGATCACAAGCAAGGCTCTGGTTATAAGCACGAACTCGGACACAACAATTACAATCAAGAATCTTATGGAAAAGAATATCCGAACCAGGGTAAGCCATACTATAATGATGGGAAATATTACCGCCCTCATGACGGACAATATTATAATGAAAAGACCTACGATGATTATGATTCAAAATACTACATGGATGGGGAATACTATGACGCCAACAAACATAAGTATTTAAAGGATGGCAAGTACTACGATATTGATTATAACGAAGGAAAATACTACGAAGATGGCCAGTACTATGCTTACAAAGATGGGAAGTACTATAAGGATGGAAAATATTACGATGTAGGACATGGAAAGTATTACAAAGGCGGAAAACTTTACAATCTCGAACACGGAAAATACTACCAAGATGGGAAGTACTACGATGTGGACTACAACCATGGAAAGTACTATGAAGATGGAAAGTATTATGATTATGAGGATTTCAAACCTTATAAGAAGTATGGCGATGCAGGTTACGGCGATGCAGGTTACGTCCATTCAGGTTATGGCCAAGGACAGTACACGTCTGAAGACCGATACTATGGCCACGGTGGAGGCGAACACTACACGGAGCATGGATACTACAACGATCTTAGCGACTATCACAGGAAAGATCTTGATAAACTCGGCCACAGCGACGTATATCGTGAAGACCGAGGGCAGCACGATAAACACTACGGGCATGATATGTATTATGATTATGATGCTGAACACTACAAAGACCTGGACTATAGAGATGGGAAGTACTATGTTAATGATGGGTACTATTCCATTAACAAACGTGGGAAGTACCACATTAAGGGACAATACTATGACATGGACTACAAGCACGGAAAATACTACAAAGACGGAAAGTACTACGATTTTGATGACCATGGAAAGTACTACAAGGACGGAAAGCACCACGACATCGATTACAGTCACGGCAAGTACTACTACAATGGAGATTTTTACGATTACGTTGACGGTGGGTTCTACATGGACGGGAAATACCACGAAATAAATTACGATGATGGCAAATACTATGAAGACGGAAAGTACTATAGCTTCAACAACCAAGGGCAATACCTAAAGGACGGGAAGTACTATGACGTGGATTATAAGAAGGGAAAATACCACAAGGATGGGAAGTACCATGATCTGAACGAACATGGGAAGTATTTCCGCAATGGGAACTGGTACGACATTGACTACAATCACGGAAAGTACTACAAAGATGGCAAGTTTTACGACTTGACTCATGTCTCGAATAAGTTCACCGGCCATAAGGACAAATATCACAACCAGTACGAAAAAAACGATGCTGGAGATGTCTGGTACTACCACCACGGAAAATATTACCCATACAAAGACGGGAAATACTATAAAAATGGTGAATACTATAATGTAGACCCCAACGAGTGTAAGTACTACGAAAATGGGAAGTACTACGCCTTGGATGTAAATGGAAAATATTACAAAGATGGAAATTATTATAATGTGGACTACCAACGTGGAAAGTACTATAAAGATGGAAAACTCTATGACCTCAACCAGCATGACATGTACTACAAGGATGGGAAATATTATGAAATAGATAATAAGGAATGTAAATTTTTCAGTGAAGGGATATACTACAGCTACTATAAAGACGGTCACTTCTTTGACTACGTTGAAAATGGAAAATACGGCGATTTTCATCATGAATATTATGACCGCCCTGGAAATTATGACAAAGTGAATTATAAAGATCATGTTGATGATTACTATGCCCACAACCAACATGGACAGTACGGGAAGAGGCCTGCGCATTATGGCGGCAGCGGCGGTAGTTACGATGGCTACGGGGACAGCTTCGGCAACAGCTATGGGCACAGCTACATTGACTCCTATGACGGTTATGGAAAGAATAATGCCTATGGAGATTATCACGATTTGGGTAATGAATACTACGGAAGTTATTCTGGGCCAGATGAGTACGGTGGATACTACAACAGTAAAGTCAAATACTACAATGATCAGTCTTATGGAGAGGATGATTACAAACATGGGAACTATGACTATTACAAACAGTCTTATGGGGAGCAATCCTACAAAAGCGAAAGTTATGACTACAGAGATTCAAAGTActacaaagagagagagcgaTACGGTACGATCGGTGTGCACCACGAAGACTCCTATGGCCAAGCCAATGACCACAGTGCCTCCAAGGATGACCATTACAAGACAGGGCACGGTGAGGGCCCTGGCGAGTCTGGTGtgcactaccactatcactacaacCGTAGGAAGTCTGGTCAAGGAGAGAAGGTCGCCGAAGGTCGAGAAAAACAAGATTATGATCGCCTTGTTTTTGAAGCCTCTAGCGAGGCTACAAATCCTGCTTCCGTAGCTTCGGACCGGGCATCGCAGAACGTACCGTCTGAAGCCAACAAAGATGCAAAGATGTCCGATAATGAGATCAACAGCGCCAGCCCAGGAAGCATCGTTGGCTACCTAAAAAAGCTGCAGGTCGCCCCACAATAG